Genomic DNA from Parasteatoda tepidariorum isolate YZ-2023 chromosome 3, CAS_Ptep_4.0, whole genome shotgun sequence:
TTCTGTCTGAAGGAAACtcttaaaaacaagaaagaaaataaactagCAACTAGATAGAAATATCCAGATAATAATCTTACAGGTGGATAATTTGTTCCTTGTTCATCAATGTTACAAAATGAGATCAACTTCTCATAgatactaaaataaaagaaagtaatatttataaatttttacagaatagaaaaaaataaaaaagataaaataaaaattatccatttctttggaattattaaaacaaagcaCTTTAAGCTGGCAAtcaaaaaagtagtaaatattaataaaatcttattgaGTTATAAAGAAAATGCTTAATGATACATTATTATgactattagaaaaaaagtatttttataatatttcataaatgtaaacaaaatacaaaacataacTAAAGGTTATATGTccctacaaaaatatttcatgttagaAATtggataaatgtttttaaattctagcaactttaaaaaatattttttgttaaatatttttaaattttagcattttaatcattcatttatgtttcatacaataattatgattatattcAATTATGCTTCATGCTTTAGTTTAAAGAGAATTGTTTaaagataattagaaaatactaaaaatttttatgttggcTATTTTAGTTCTTGACTAAAGTTCAATTCAAGATAAAAGACAACTTTACCTGACTTCAATTTAGCAGTAAGTGTAAAAATCCTTTCTATACTatgaagtgtatttttttaaaaaagaagagttttcaaataaaattacaacacaagaatataaaagtaatagtCTAAAAAATAACAGCCTAGCCTCAATTTTTCTATAGCCTTAAACTTACATagtaataaatgaatgaatgtttatacgcacataaaaaaaaaggttttaaagaatttaataattttaatatattttctaacaattctggttaattttaacaatacagAAGGAATTGcctaatttaacaattatttaagaaacaaaaataaattattaaagcaaatattttcatgcatggtacaataaaaatctttaaaaagtatcaaaaatatatgcatataNcattttatgaaaacgaaagagatttaattcttttattaatacaaaagtatttactcTTTGTATtacatgcatatatttttttaaatactttttaagtgtAAGGTATAATTTATGTGcgttaagatttattaaatgaattaatcatataaatttacCTGGGATTTCTAAAATCTTTTCGCTTTTGAATTGAGGCATTCATGTCTTTgccattctttttcttttcatataaatcactaattttttcctaaatattcaaatagtaaaatttgagaaaagcataactttaaatatattaaaataaatttattaagtagaaccttattaaaaaaatacaataatttagtgattaaaattattatttcacacaTTCATCATAtcagaaatacttaaaattttatcataaagttaaagatatttaacatagttatcatttaataataacataaatacagATTAATGctatattatatttacataGCATGCCACAACTccattaactttatttaataattataaaggaAATTTCATTCAGAAAGTTTCATATAAAACTGTAGCTATTGTTGCAGAAAATAAACAGGCTACAAAATAATAgaagataaaacattttgaaaaattataatgaaataaaactttatttctaaattactttCAATGATTTCTTACATAACTGTAAAACCAATAGCAGAATTTAAGAAGTAAATATGGAGCAATATTATAAATCCAAATCCATCTGCAAGCTGAATGCAATCAgacataaattattgtaaatatttagaataatttaacaaacacatagtcaaatttaaaatataaattccttaaaatgtaAGCACAAATacttttagcatttaatttaaattggattttataCAATGATACTAAAATTGGCATAAATCTTTATACTGTAACCAaataagggaagaaaaaaaaagtttttttctttggggTGTTCTATCAattcagctttttaatttttgttagaaacAAATTTAGAGATGTTCTAATAAGGAGATAACatgtataataaaaaggaaTCTCAGCAATTTTctcccatttaaaaaaaaaaaaaattagaagaagaaTCTGCTGGTCTGCAAGCAAAATCAActgaaatattactttaagtACAAAGAAAGTGTAGATGATAACAAATTCAGTTAATCATCAATACCTGCAGGGATTTTGAACATCTTCCAATTGGCTCGATAGGAAGTTGCAAatcttcttctttcaaatttaaaagactcctatgaaatgaaactgaaaaagaaaagcaggtaaataaaatttaggtaaGCAGAATTTGAATTATACAGAGCAGATTTGACATTTGAAGAATATAACGCTATAAAACCACAcgatgttttcttttcttttttacttttccttttGAAGACAGGTAAAATTTTAGTACTttctacaataaattttttattttttaaattgcttctaAATCATGTCACAATCGTTATGTCAAGACTTATTTTCTTGAAAGAGAAATTTTGcaagtttattaaaacaatttagatttttgtgttttgatttttttttctttctgattctGCTCATAATCTTTGGTTTTCataacaactaaataaatattgttctaCCCTAATCATGTAAGAAATCTTGTTCtaccttaaaatgaaattaataatgacaTATTTATAAATCCATTTATCTGacaagcaaaaacaaaataactttgaaCAATTTAACAGCGCTTACTTTTTGTAATTGAACTACCCAATAAAtcctattttcaaaaagtaaacattatatttatcaggggtctgtctaggttttttttagaggtacctattttgtgaaaattttgacatagtttgtgaaatttaaaaattatattaaaaaatcagcacaaaaatatggtaaaatcagtaaatactttcaaaaatatttaaatatttttcgaaaatatgttaaaagtattttgtgaaactaccgtttttcctgaaattgaatttgtgaaactgcCGCTCAACGGCAGTAAATTTgccctggacagacccctgtttaTTAAATGGTATAAGCAGTATAATGTTCCAcattataccttttttttaaatgtataattaatgaaatcatactttcattttcatatgaaaaaaaaaactgcttaagcTCACTCTTATAGAAAAAAGATAACTATTCTAACTAAAGATATAACTAATAAAGATATAACTATATAACTAAAGATATACTAATCTagacatatttaattaaaaagttaataattttcacttaatatatatatattttttaagctttctttaaaatttaatttaataatttatgtggaacaaaagaaattattacattgttgaaaaaatagcaacattaaatttatttaattataaaaaaaatttatttcctttaaggaaaaattttaataaatatataaaaatattatataaataagatttaaataaagcttttgaTTACAGAACTTCAATGCACAAGAggccattaaaatattacttaagcaccaaaagaaaagagagtttctgatttgcttatttttatcgACTGGAGGAGAATATATGTGTAAGTGTATAATGCTTCCCTAAGGTACTAAATTCCctttattagaaaagaaatcTCTCGTAAGCTATCTCtatatttcaaagataaattaagtatggaaggggaaaaaaaaaacatttcaaaaataaaaaatgtaagcatATAGAGTAAAACTtgtacttctttatttttttggaaaggtAGAGaggtttataataaaaaaaatatgcttacataatatttaaatggccCCATAATAAGAgtttaatgtttgaatttttattgattcaataCCTGGTGATAAAGGTGGGGCTCCGGTTGGTACTACCTTGTGATCTGATGActgtaaggaaaaaaactgaaatcataaaataatgtgagtaaaattatatttatgattgtaaattaattgcaaagattaaaaaaaatattttaattagaaaaggaAGTGACATATAATCAACACTAAATTCAAGTTTATGCTGACCAAAAAGTTtagctttataaaattaactgaacaacttcagaatttttaagaatgctTTTGTATAATATAGTCGAAACCCGTTATAATGGACCTAGAATATAGTGAACCAATCGGTTGAAGTGAACTTTTTTAGTGGTCCTTTCTGGACTCCCATTTAACTAATGTTATTTCATGTGTTTATAGTGGGCAGCTGAATTATTAGTAGTTTGTTTACAGTGGactctaatttaatttcttttatactaCTAATGTAACGAATAATTGTAATGAATGTAATATAATGTAAAGCATTACAAGACTATTTTGACTTCCTATCCTTTCTATTAGACATGTTATaaagattaacataaaaattgaattagctGACTCACTTTAGACTTATATTTTCGAAAAGAAAGGGGGAAGAACTATCTtcttagtattaatttaaagctAGTCAAAATGATATTGagttcatttaatttgttttttagttatttaaatcacTTATATTTCGAAAATTCATGCTTATTACAGGGCTTTCAACATTTTCGAATcacaaaattaaagataaaaatgaaccaaaacagttaaaaataggatcaaaagtggaaaaaaaagaaccaaatgttttgataaaaatattgtatttctaACATAACAATAACTTTCTTAAATATAACTAGGAAGCTatgtcatagttttttttatgaggtttaaattttatatattatgccataaaatttcaatctttCTTTCTAATTGGGAGGACAACATAGAGCcactaaataaaaatccaaaaaatatttttaattaaaaaaaataagtaataaaatatatatatatactgattacaatttaagaaaatagtagtaagaaatactgatattttcaatccatttattatttatcaactCTTAAGATTTGCATCCATCTTGATATCAATTTCAGCAtcaattaaagtaaaacaaaacttacatcATCTTGCATATCGGATGAAGATTTACTGTCATTTGAATTACTCATATCTTCATCTTCATGAGCTTCAGTAGAATATGACACTAATTTTGATTGTTGCTTGTTCTCTTTAGCAAAACcatctaaacatttaaaagcaacATTCAATAAACAGAATCATAAATcggataaacaataaaaaataataaaaaactaataccCATTGAGCTATGGCTACTCTCTTTATTGGGAGAAGGAATTTTAACGGGGCTACTTTCTTCTCCCTCAGAATCTTCAGCTTCTCCTTCAGAATCAGTGTAAGTAGCATGCAATGAAGCTAATGCAGTTTGAGATTGACTTTGGCTTTCAGAACTCATTGTTCACACTTATTTCAATTACCTGAGAAAATAAGAACATCTAAGCATTATAAAATAGCTTGCTATCTAATTTTGCATAggctaaaaatattaagaaaaatgaataagatcggtacataaaaagaaataaaaatatactgcaaaatagaatatttaatactacatttcaaaacaattttagataGATCCTAAAAATAGATTagatagatattaaaattaacatacttATTCTACTGGcagacatatttatttattcatactaacatcaatttaatatcaaagcagaaaaaattatatcattgaaAAAGCTAAATTGAATAAAGTTAATGAACTGATAAGCAATGtaacagaaatttgaaaaaaaaaagcaaaccttattttttaaataaataaataaagataatttttttaataaaaaaaatatattggagATTTTGCTTTCAGACAATATAAACTACAGCAGTGTatcgaacaaaaaaaatttaattcaatgttCAGATAATAATCACTACAATGATAATTGTGCAACACTATAAAAATAGCTAATTAACACACAACACAAATAGCATTGAAATCAACATCAATCAGAAAATTATACATGTTGACTCATTCTCCAATTAATAGTTCCAGAGAATGTAGTTGCTATTTTGTTTTGATGTGGAAGATGAACCAATGACAAGATTCCACCAGGAATGAAGATGCAGATTCACTCTGCAATGGAAATACAACAGATAGTACAGGAAAGGATGTTCATAAGGTAACATTAATTGAAGTAGACTATTgaactatgaaaaatattgttaactcataaataaaatttttctatatatacaGTGGAAAGTCTCATATCCAGACGTCTGCTTACCGGGTATTTTTtccggacactttttaacaattaaaattaaaaaaactcttctcttcaaaaaaaaaattttttttttacacttgcgATTTAAAGTATGCAAGGATAAGAATCCTCCGCTTTTCCgcttcattataatttttacccgACTTCcaattttaatctgtttttcgCTACAATATGAAAAATTGGATATGATGTAAATGAAATCTAGTATTTAACAACAGCACTAAGAAAATCATGTATCTTTTTGCTCACATCTCGCATAAAAGGATTATTACCACCAAGAATCACACACTTAATTCACATCTTAAAAAAACTGCGGATTTGAGATGAAATCTTCAAGAAAGGGGGTCATTAAGTGTTTATTCAAAAGTGCAATTCGGAATTTGCAGatggtaataatattatattaaaaatgaaatcaaaattttaaaaactatgtggaaaCCCCAAACTGTTGAAAACGCGAAATGGACAATAAAATCCTCACAAACCATATGCACAATAAAATCCCCACAAATAGAGTGCCTCAAAAAGTAATTCTACATATatatgcaattcaaaatttcttgtgTCTGATCACGTAgcattaaaaaactatgaaatgcAACCATAAATTCACATGATAATAAGGGTGAATCGTCAACAATTAAGTGAGAAATGTGCAATTTGACGTTTGCTGAACGAAAAGATACCATATTAAAacattgagatttttaaaacccAAGTGAAATTCTGCTTTCATAATTATCAAAACAACAAGCAGCAAAACCATGTTGGTTTTTCAGTGGAATCATCACTAATTGAGGAATGATTATTAACTGAGAGAGAATGATTCGGAATTCGTGGTATGTTATAATCGCATActaaaatattgagattttaaaaaccatgtagATTTATTCTTTGTTGATTGAAATTGACATTAATTATCCTCtatttgttatttcttattgaataaatacgttttaatatttgttaaccTTAAAGTCctattattcgaaaaaaatccattttccgGACTTGCCAAAGCCCCAACGATTCTAGATATGGTACTTTCcactatatatatacattatacaGTATACATTTGATAGAATCAgcaatatacaaataattaatgaaatttagaagaatggttttaagaaataatgtacCCCTAAAACATCAAAGAAATGTAAGAGGCATGGGTAATTGTTACTTAAATATATCTCTAAAGCATTCAGAAAACTatgtattaaaatcatttttctcctcaaattaattataaattaacaattacttTATGCAtgcctaaaaaaatttcaattgaaacatcctggttaaaaataaaatagtctgAAAGCTCAACTTTAATGCATGAACCCATGTATGAAATAAACTATATTCaagacaaagaattttttttttttaagaattactaATTGCGCTCTGTTCTTGACAGGAAACAAAGATTACTAAGACTATTCTGAGACTGTGGGCTGTAAAATAATCTGCTAACTATAACTGATGCCAGTGAAGATACTTAATGTGGTTATACTTATCCAAAATATTTACAGTGGTAATAGATTTTTAACTGAATTCGGAAATAGTATAGTAATCAAATATCAAGATTCAAAAACATAACGTGATACAAACAAATCTAACTTGCACCAAGACTGTTAGTAAGTTATGCAGAGGAGTTTGACAGTGgatctcttttaaaaataaaaaaaatttataagattttatcgACAATACAGCGTGACACAGAAAGTTCTACTAATTAGTAGATTGCGCCTACACTCAAACCAATAATTATggcaagttttttaataattatacacaGTTAAatgatttcaggaaaaaaactGTTCTTATCCAGTCATgtgaaaaagttagaaaatgcaTAAGTAGGTACATTGCATTAACTGAAGGATTCTAAGATTTCACTAATTTGAAACATTCCCTCTTAATAAACAGAGGACTATccattataatttcaaatcctattaaatataaaagatatttcgATTAacctcttttaaaaaagatattgtaTCCTTACCTAAACTGACTgttaatataaagtaattaaattattaacacatttaataaaaccaGTGGTTAAATTAAAGGCCAGTGTTTAAAATAACCAGTGgttatatttaagtaatatacCCAGTGGTCACATTTAGGTAATATATCCAGCGGTTATACAAATGGTATATATAATTAGATAGCTTTATAACAAGTGATCTGAAGTAGCATGCTACAATTAAAGAAACTACTGTAGTAGCGCCTTTTTTTCTCCAAAGTTTATAGAGGAGCATgctactttcttaaaaaaatgtatagggTAGTGAGTACTGAGAtacaaaaaacagtagtttgtagcaATTCCTGGCAACTACTTTCAACGTATAGTTTAGTAAGAAGACAAGGTACAAACGCAACCAATGTTCAAACCAACGTAAGGATTTTAGTTGTTAATTAAGAACAACAAACCTAATCCCTCACATCCAATCCTGAGACCTCAGGTTTCTCAAATAGTTAGAATTCAAACTACATATCCTTACTCAGACTACTTATTCTTACTCAGTTTAGACTTCCCGGAGAATATTTTCCTCCCATTAGGTACTCATTCTCGGTTAAGGGGTGACAATAAAAGCCCTGCGCAATAATGTTAATACTGATtgctaacaataataatttttatattgtattaatactGACCTGTTAAAGAAATCAGATTTATTTGATCttaagtttaatgaaaaaatctaTTCAGCGcacaatttgtttttgtaaatatcgATGAATATGAAACTGAAGTtgtagtgatttttaaaaaagatgatttGGCTTAAAGCTTATGTTGCTCAATGGACACGCAAAAGGGCTGTTCTCACAGCATAAAAGGGACCGTTCTCgctaa
This window encodes:
- the LOC107456296 gene encoding SAP30-binding protein isoform X1, which codes for MSSESQSQSQTALASLHATYTDSEGEAEDSEGEESSPVKIPSPNKESSHSSMDGFAKENKQQSKLVSYSTEAHEDEDMSNSNDSKSSSDMQDDFFSLQSSDHKVVPTGAPPLSPVSFHRSLLNLKEEDLQLPIEPIGRCSKSLQEKISDLYEKKKNGKDMNASIQKRKDFRNPSIYEKLISFCNIDEQGTNYPPEAYDPHCWGPESFYEELAKRQKEEMDKRDKERKDRTKVEFISGTVKKPTDSASDAAKRKSKWDVGMSQMPASALKPAAPVTILPVPTGTKPTVISAFGTISKKAKM
- the LOC107456296 gene encoding SAP30-binding protein isoform X2, which gives rise to MSSESQSQSQTALASLHATYTDSEGEAEDSEGEESSPVKIPSPNKESSHSSMDGFAKENKQQSKLVSYSTEAHEDEDMSNSNDSKSSSDMQDDSSDHKVVPTGAPPLSPVSFHRSLLNLKEEDLQLPIEPIGRCSKSLQEKISDLYEKKKNGKDMNASIQKRKDFRNPSIYEKLISFCNIDEQGTNYPPEAYDPHCWGPESFYEELAKRQKEEMDKRDKERKDRTKVEFISGTVKKPTDSASDAAKRKSKWDVGMSQMPASALKPAAPVTILPVPTGTKPTVISAFGTISKKAKM